GGGCCATCCCATTGGCGTTGACAACATGGAGGTATCGTAGTTGTCGCACGACCAGATCACCGGCTTGTGGTCGTTTCAGGGAGGCCATGGGAGGAGGGCGTGGGAGACGTTCGTTGCATCATTGTCACCAATAGTAGGCCTAGAGATCAGCACCACAACAAATAGAGGGAAGCAGCGCAAGAGAGAATGCCCTAGATGCAACAAACTCTTCAGCGCGCTCGTCCTTTGTCAACTACACACTCTCCTTGACGCCTGCTGTCGTGTCTCCTAACCATGTCGCCCAAGTTCCAAGCGGACGATTTATACGTGCTCACGACGATGCTTGATGCATGGATCCATCGTCAGGTGGGGAGGTGGAAGGCAGCCTGCGACGGGGTGGCCCTCTGTCGTCAAGTGTCATCAGATCGTAGTGGTGAGTCGGATCCATCACTGGCATGTGGTGAGGAAGAAGGTTGTAGGTGGTGCGACATGGAGGTGGTCGGCTCGGTACAATAAGGAGGCGGCAGGGCGTGCTGCATTGTGGAGGTAGCCGGGGCGTGGTGCATCATGGTTGTATAATGAGGGTTGATGTATAGAAAAAGGTCTTAAGTGACAAGCAAGCAAGCAACGACATGATAATAATGTCTACCATTCACATTGACTTTGCAATTACATTTTGTTCATCATCAAATGGAAAAAAGAAGCTCCACGAAAAGAAAACAATAAGATCCCATACACCAACAAGAACTATGGAGAGGCCAGAGCCACGAAGCCAGACGGTGGACAGGGGCTATGAAGTAGCAGTCGCGGAGCTAGAAGGCCCGGGTTGTGCCCTGTCCAGGTTTGCCAGAAGCCTCTGCAAATCGCCTAGAAGGTTCTCCTGGACGGGCTTGACTCCATCTTGCAGGTGCGAGATCATGTGCTTGACCCCGCTCATCATTTCAGGGATGCTCAGCTGAGTTGTCGGGgcaggtgggggtggatgaacgttCGGTACCTTCAGAACCATCACCTGCAGAGAAGCATTAGGTTCTTGTTCTTGGACAATGTTTTCATTTCCATGTGTGGGCTGAGAAGATATGCCTTCATGCATAGGAAGCAAACCAGTTGTAGGAGGAACGTTTTCTTCCGTTGGCCTCTGCACACTTGTGACAGTATCTACCTCAACTCCTGGTTTCACATGGCTTATCACACCTTCTGGCCTCACTTGCCTGATAGGAATAGTGGGAGTAATAAGTAAGCCATGGTCAAGATGGTTTTTTGGTGGAGGGGCTTTCTCCACCTCTTTCCCTTTGATAGAAGAACCTCCACTTCCATCTTGATCATTCTTCCCTCCGCTCCCCGTGAATGCACCTTCGCCTTGTTTCTTTTCAGAATCACATGATGAATCAGATACCACAATTGTAGCATCTGCAGTAGCTTTTGCAAAAGAATCCTCTGCTGGACATTCAGGAACAACAACACCATTTGCAAAAGTATTCTCCGGCAAGAACGTTGTGCTCCTAAGCCTTCCGAGATACCTCTTTGCAGCCCGAGGAAAATACCTCCGATGAAATATGTCCTTGGCGAAGCCACGCACCAACAGCAAGACCTCCCGGACACCGACATCCTCCTCCTTCTCGTCGAGATCCAGCCCGTCAAGATCGTTGGTGTATGGCAGCAAGAGGTActtgctcctcttcctcttccgcttcgCGGAGAGCCCCAACCCGGTGCTTTCATCCTTGTTCTGGCCATCGTCGTACAGGTTGGCCA
The Triticum dicoccoides isolate Atlit2015 ecotype Zavitan chromosome 3A, WEW_v2.0, whole genome shotgun sequence genome window above contains:
- the LOC119273218 gene encoding uncharacterized protein LOC119273218 gives rise to the protein MGDPDEHERQAVAAGELISACNPPPTEGNAVVGVANLPPPGFLAALPHAGLNTRAVGLVDPARQEPRGRALGRGDKRRSVQGLVNEIDHNLPAGEAPEEGEGSAVEAPQETPTQRKRTHRSAIRRRKHSGSSTMANLYDDGQNKDESTGLGLSAKRKRKRSKYLLLPYTNDLDGLDLDEKEEDVGVREVLLLVRGFAKDIFHRRYFPRAAKRYLGRLRSTTFLPENTFANGVVVPECPAEDSFAKATADATIVVSDSSCDSEKKQGEGAFTGSGGKNDQDGSGGSSIKGKEVEKAPPPKNHLDHGLLITPTIPIRQVRPEGVISHVKPGVEVDTVTSVQRPTEENVPPTTGLLPMHEGISSQPTHGNENIVQEQEPNASLQVMVLKVPNVHPPPPAPTTQLSIPEMMSGVKHMISHLQDGVKPVQENLLGDLQRLLANLDRAQPGPSSSATATS